One Aster yellows witches'-broom phytoplasma AYWB DNA segment encodes these proteins:
- the glnS gene encoding glutamine--tRNA ligase: MQKKSNFIKTIIQKDLQNKKCSQIITRFPPEPNGFLHLGHARAIIINFELAYFFQGKTLLRYDDTNPSKEKQIYVNAILNDIKWLGYTPYKITFASDYFPKMYQMALFLIKQGKAYVDDQTAEQIAQSRGNLNQKGTNSPYRNRSIEENILLFEKMKKGEFAEGSKVLRAKIDMQSPNLNLRDPILYRILSAFTLKQKHWHIFPTYDYAHPLEDSFENITHSLCSLEFEDHRPLYDWIIKETQAKHTPRQIEFGRLNLTQTLMSKRHLNNLVEKKLVKGWDDPRMPTLSGIRKKGYTPEAIKNFILETGLSKVNSQVKQEMLESFVRDDLKGKSLPRMAVINPLKLTITNFPENQIETLKAPWTNNFNTCNCGNATQTQGKKQEREIYFSRHLYIEKDDFALQKLDKNYKRLTLGEEVRLFHAYFVKAYDVVKNKKGEITEILATYDPQTKSGSGFKDRKPNGTIHFTEVKTACKATFNFFTPLLCKNGNFNEKSWHIKKGFVESSLKKCCCFQNHFQFLRQGYFAADKIIKDTNDQTQELNFNEVVSLKSNPQK; the protein is encoded by the coding sequence ATGCAAAAAAAATCAAATTTCATCAAAACAATCATTCAAAAAGACCTCCAAAACAAGAAATGCAGCCAAATAATTACACGCTTCCCGCCTGAACCCAATGGTTTTTTACATTTAGGGCACGCCAGAGCTATCATTATTAATTTTGAATTGGCATATTTTTTTCAAGGAAAAACCCTTTTACGATATGATGACACAAACCCTTCCAAAGAAAAACAAATTTATGTTAATGCCATCCTCAACGACATCAAATGGCTGGGCTACACTCCTTACAAAATCACTTTTGCCTCAGATTATTTCCCTAAAATGTATCAAATGGCACTTTTTTTAATCAAACAAGGAAAAGCGTATGTTGATGACCAAACCGCTGAACAAATTGCCCAAAGTCGTGGTAATTTAAACCAAAAAGGCACCAATTCTCCTTATCGCAATCGCAGTATTGAAGAAAATATCTTGCTATTTGAAAAAATGAAAAAAGGCGAATTTGCAGAAGGCAGCAAAGTTTTGCGCGCCAAAATTGATATGCAAAGTCCTAACCTTAATTTAAGAGACCCCATTTTGTACCGTATTCTTTCTGCTTTTACTTTGAAACAAAAACATTGGCATATTTTCCCTACCTATGATTACGCTCATCCATTGGAAGATTCCTTTGAAAACATCACACATTCTTTGTGTTCTTTGGAATTTGAAGACCACAGACCTTTATATGATTGGATAATCAAAGAAACCCAAGCCAAACACACTCCACGACAAATTGAATTTGGAAGACTTAATCTCACACAAACTTTGATGAGTAAAAGGCACCTTAATAATTTAGTAGAAAAAAAATTAGTAAAAGGTTGGGATGACCCTAGAATGCCAACTTTATCAGGCATCCGAAAAAAAGGTTATACTCCTGAAGCTATCAAAAATTTTATCCTTGAAACAGGCTTATCCAAAGTAAATTCGCAAGTTAAACAAGAAATGTTAGAATCTTTTGTAAGAGATGACCTCAAAGGAAAATCATTGCCTCGAATGGCAGTCATAAACCCTCTCAAACTTACTATTACTAACTTTCCTGAAAACCAAATAGAAACTCTCAAAGCTCCTTGGACTAATAATTTTAATACTTGTAATTGTGGAAATGCAACACAAACCCAAGGAAAAAAACAAGAAAGAGAAATTTATTTTTCCCGTCATCTCTACATTGAAAAAGACGATTTTGCACTCCAAAAACTAGATAAAAATTATAAAAGATTGACTTTGGGCGAAGAAGTGAGATTATTTCATGCTTATTTTGTTAAAGCTTATGACGTTGTCAAAAACAAAAAAGGAGAAATAACAGAAATTCTTGCCACATATGACCCCCAAACCAAAAGCGGCAGCGGTTTTAAAGACAGAAAACCAAACGGAACTATTCATTTTACAGAAGTAAAGACTGCTTGCAAAGCCACTTTTAATTTTTTTACTCCACTACTTTGCAAAAATGGCAATTTCAATGAAAAATCCTGGCATATCAAAAAAGGTTTTGTAGAATCAAGTTTAAAAAAATGCTGTTGTTTTCAAAATCATTTTCAATTTCTCAGACAAGGTTATTTTGCAGCAGACAAAATCATCAAAGACACAAATGATCAAACGCAAGAACTTAATTTCAATGAAGTAGTAAGCTTAAAATCAAATCCTCAAAAATAA